A single region of the Anoplolepis gracilipes chromosome 1, ASM4749672v1, whole genome shotgun sequence genome encodes:
- the Ir76b gene encoding glutamate receptor ionotropic, delta-2 has translation MHNFLQFLLGTFILVTCCHSIYGQNATTTDKNSMESIPAEMKITSWNDMPFSGLVQENGTWVGKGYAFYLLELLSSKLNFTYTIIPPKQHILGNSRSGILSLLYEKKVDMAVAFLPILPELRKYCTFSTALDQSELTVLMKRPQESATGTGLLAPFDRIVWLLVLTSVLFVGPIIYVFATIRAKLWKNPNSENFSLFSCFWFVYSSLLKQGTTIIATTDSTRILFATWWIFILILTSFYTANLTAFLTKPQFTLPINNLQDIVRKGYQWVTFKGRTIDFLLSHHVSEELNLLKLKGHYITSYDYPVKSIFSTVEKNRLFLGDTHYLQSLVFENYINKTRKHMLHQKRCTYVIMPGTILITSSAFAFPVNSTLEKPFNKELMTLVESGIIKREKQKDLPLAQVCPLDLRSTERQLSLSDLSLTFKVVLAGYIIATVIFILEWLIKGTMNFYKRRKKTGKWCDGSLCCKWKRRSNESVTPQLVYTTKNQLFDKRINLEKITPRLLYQNIPYDLAPGKKHNINGRDYYVVMDRHGDQRLIPIRTPSAFLFQYTA, from the exons GACATGCCATTTTCTGGATTAGTGCAAGAAAACGGAACGTGGGTGGGAAAAGGCTACGCATTTTATTTGCTCGAACTGCTtagttctaaattaaattttacatatactaTTATACCGCCTAAACAACATATATTAGGCAATAGTCGAAGTGGAATACTAAGTTTACTCTACGAGAAg AAAGTGGACATGGCGGTGGCTTTCTTACCTATTTTGCCGGAATTGCGGAAGTATTGCACATTCAGCACAGCTTTGGACCAAAGCGAGCTAACGGTGTTGATGAAGCGACCGCAAGAATCGGCAACCGGTACAGGACTGCTCGCACCATTTGACCGAATTGTTTGGTTATTGGTACTCACTTCGGTGCTTTTCGTAGGGCCCATAATCTATGTTTTCGCCACAATTAG GGCGAAGTTGTGGAAAAATCCTAACTCTGAGAATTTTAGCTTGTTCTCTTGCTTCTGGTTCGTGTACAGTTCCTTGTTGAAACAAGGAACGACTATAATCGCGACCACAG ACTCGACGCGAATTCTTTTCGCCACTTGGTGGATATTCATCTTAATACTAACGTCCTTTTATACGGCAAATCTTACTGCGTTTCTCACAAAACCACAATTTACCTTGCCGATCAACAACTTGCAGGATATAGTGCGCAAGGGTTATCAATGGGTTACTTTCAAAGGACGCACCATCGATTTTCTGCTTTCTCAT caCGTTTCGGAAgagttaaatttgttaaaattaaaaggtcACTATATCACATCGTATGATTATCCggttaaatcaatttttagcACTGTGGAGAAGA ACAGATTGTTTCTCGGAGACACTCATTACCTCCAAAGCCTGgtattcgaaaattatatcaacAAAACGCGCAAGCATATGTTACATCAAAAAAGATGTACATATGTCATTATGCCTGGTACGATCCTTATTACCAGTAGTGCATTCGCATTTCCCGTAAATTCTACTTTGGAAAAACCATTCAATAAAGA attgatGACTTTAGTGGAATCCGGTATAATAAAGCGTGAAAAACAGAAAGATCTACCACTAGCGCAAGTATGCCCATTGGATCTTCGATCCACCGAAAGACAACTGTCACTTTCCGATCTGTCCCTGACTTTCAAGGTAGTGCTCGCTGGTTATATAATTGCGACGGTGATCTTCATCCTCGAATGGCTGATCAAAGGGACAATGAACTTTTATAAACGACGGAAAAAGACCGGCAAATGGTGCGATGGCTCCCTCTGCTGTAAATGGAAACGAAGATCGAACGAATCTGTGACCCCACAATTGGTGTACACCACGAAGAATCAGCTGTTCGACAAACGTAtcaatttggaaaaaataactCCACGACTGTTATATCAGAATATTCCGTACGATCTCGCTCCAGgaaagaaacataatattaacgGACGCGATTATTACGTCGTAATGGATCGCCATGGTGATCAAAGATTAATACCTATTCGCACGCCATCCGCATTTCTGTTTCAATACACGGCATAG
- the LOC140668493 gene encoding neurophysin 1-like, protein MLKQLAIFASLIFLSYACLIVNCPRGGKRGDIAPALRTVTRECPSCGPNQMGQCFGPRICCGPSIGCFIGTPETYRCKKESLTTRPCIAGYAMCRGNTARCATNGICCSQESCSMDASCKIPDVVAKDRKIDTDLYMILSGNEVSSEVL, encoded by the exons ATGCTAAAGCAGCTTGCCATTTTTGCGAGTCTAATTTTCCTGAGTTACGCTTGTTTGATTGTAAATTGTCCACGTGGTGGAAAGAGGGGTGATATCGCGCCTGCTTTGAGAACTGTTACACGagaa TGTCCCTCATGTGGCCCCAACCAGATGGGCCAATGCTTCGGACCTCGCATCTGCTGCGGTCCTAGTATCGGCTGCTTCATAGGAACACCTGAAACATATCGTTGCAAAAAAGAAAGTCTAACAACTAGGCCTTGCATCGCTGGGTACGCAATGTGTCGTGGAAATACAGCGCGATGTGCTACAAACGGTATTTGCTGCTCGCAAG AATCCTGCTCTATGGACGCATCGTGCAAAATTCCTGATGTTGTTGCCAAGGATCGCAAAATCGATACTGATTTGTATATGATACTCTCAGGCAATGAAGTCTCTAGTGAAGTACTTTAA